TAATGGTGTCCTTATTTGGCATCAAAGGCACTAGCTCAAACTATTCTCGACTTCTTCGCAAATGGGTTGAACAAATCTGTTAAGCCTCATGATTTTACAATTGTTTAATGTCAACTCTAAGACTGAGGACGGCAGATTTAAGTAGGTGGGCGTAAATAAAGTTAACTTGTGGGGTAGTCCTTTTTCCTTAGCCCTTCGCCTACGCTCAGGGTAAATCATTGGTAAGGGTTTCATGGGTGTTTACGAGTCGTAATATAGTTTGGTTTTTCCGATTCCCACCTACTTAATAAAATACATAAGGGACTTCCAAGGAATAAAATCCCCAATTAATTTGTAGGATAATGGTGGGTTACGCTGCGCTAACCCACCCTACAATTTTTGGGTAATTTATTTTTTGGTGTTCCCTAACCTGACATCTAGCCTTTCTCTTTGGTATTGGTAAAGCTACGATGTACACACAAGTTGGAAAATCTTGCCCACATTAAACATCTGTATTTAAAGCTTGGACTCTGGCGACTGTTCGAGTTCTGTCAACGAGATGTTTGTGGTGACCCATGCTACGAAGCGGTCTAGTATGACCAAGGGTGCGTTATGGACTAAAGTACTAACGCACCGAAAATCTAGGATGGTGCGTTGTGCTGCGCGATAACACACCCGACAAAAAGGATTTGGTGTAATTTAATCATTTGTGTGTACACTGTGGTTCCTTCGCCAGGAGAGGGAGCAGGAATCTGGTTTCGCTGCTTAACAAGGGGGAATTTAAAATACATTTGCACGACTAAAATACTCCCTATGGGTATAGTGTCATGTCACCAGTCTTCAGCGTATCTACCACTAATTGATCAATGTCAAATATCAGTCAACCATCAAACTCTTCTCAAATCAACTCGAACTCTGTTGTGAGATGTGTGCGGGTGTGCCAAAATCGCACCTGTAAAAAGCAAGGTGCAGCAGAGGTATTAGCGGCTTTTACAGCTTTTTCTATCCCGGATGTGACGGTAACAGCTAGCGGCTGCTTGGGACAATGTGGTAATGGGCCTATGGTGCTGGTTTTGCCGGATATGGTTTGGTATAGCGGTGTTAGACCCAATGAAGTACCTCTAATGGTAGAACAACATTTGCTAGGTGGTCAAAGTGTTAAAAGAATGCTTTATTATCGGTTTCATCCCTAGTGATAAGCAAATTTAAAATATACAAGTTGGCACAATCGTTGACTGAAGCGAGGCATCTAAATGAATATTCAGCAGCTACGTCAATCTCTAAAAATTAAGTGGCTGAGTTATTACGAGCAAAATCGTTCTTGGCTGGTAAAAATGAGGGTTTGGGGTACTTATAATGGTCTACGCCGTCCTTCTTCTGGATTTATTTTGGCTACTTTGTCGGTTTTAGAACCACAGTTTGATCAAATAATTTCTTTTATTCTGGATTTGAATAATAATCCCGATCAGATAGTCGTAGCTTTAGGTCTCAATTTCAATCCTGATCAAGAGTTACGTTTAATAAACTTAGAGGATTCTAGAATTACTACCCAGTTTGAAAGTGAGTCTTTAGCAGAAAACTATACTGAAAGCAAACCTGTACCTTTGGTGACGGTTGCGCCTAAGATTTCTCCGG
This genomic interval from Nodularia sp. LEGE 06071 contains the following:
- a CDS encoding (2Fe-2S) ferredoxin domain-containing protein, yielding MSNISQPSNSSQINSNSVVRCVRVCQNRTCKKQGAAEVLAAFTAFSIPDVTVTASGCLGQCGNGPMVLVLPDMVWYSGVRPNEVPLMVEQHLLGGQSVKRMLYYRFHP